In the genome of Paenibacillus pabuli, one region contains:
- a CDS encoding GyrI-like domain-containing protein, which produces MSNYHFEEKDSFIVLGIGTELKSDYTDYAGINKEKADFWSTVKADGSLDSLKTIATNDYIFAVNEAVNNKMMHYAGVMTEETLPEATRVIQFPKGEYLVVKGEGTTAEELSNNLTGVAFGQVLPQEKNYAYVGGPNTTVEMGQRNGLVYGEMWIPVVRK; this is translated from the coding sequence ATGAGTAATTATCATTTTGAAGAAAAAGACAGCTTTATTGTGTTAGGTATTGGAACGGAGCTTAAGAGCGACTACACCGACTATGCTGGTATTAACAAGGAAAAGGCTGATTTTTGGTCCACTGTGAAAGCAGATGGAAGCCTGGATTCTTTAAAAACTATTGCGACCAATGACTACATTTTTGCTGTGAATGAAGCGGTGAATAACAAGATGATGCATTATGCAGGTGTCATGACAGAAGAAACACTGCCAGAAGCCACCAGAGTGATCCAATTCCCTAAGGGTGAATACCTGGTGGTTAAGGGGGAAGGGACAACAGCTGAGGAGTTGAGTAACAACCTTACGGGTGTTGCTTTTGGTCAAGTCCTGCCACAAGAAAAAAATTACGCTTATGTTGGCGGACCAAATACAACGGTAGAGATGGGACAGCGAAACGGCTTGGTGTATGGTGAAATGTGGATTCCTGTAGTTAGGAAATAA
- a CDS encoding helix-turn-helix transcriptional regulator, which produces MKKVERINIIMRYINNRAHFTISEIMREFNISRSTAIRDIREIEAMGMPLVAEVGRDGGYFVMNNSVLPTVRFTDNEIKALFIAFMATRNQQLPFLKSRQSLTEKLLGLISKNQQDDLVLLNQILLFEGTNPHNPDLLDLSDLPHPMLEKLIQILLIESYLLITVKEEKEIKSYPIYLLHLYREKSLWLIEGFDLEEEKRQILSVDNLIHIESFPAKKKVSKKKILEQLGKQEEAINFVIELGPKAIAQFKKYHPLQFSLSYTNPYQTTAIIKTFINIHHSEELTEITNWLLFLGGDIKVKEMPEEILAFVQERLSLYCP; this is translated from the coding sequence ATGAAAAAAGTTGAACGGATTAATATCATCATGAGGTATATCAACAACCGCGCCCATTTTACCATTTCTGAAATCATGCGGGAATTTAACATCTCACGTTCGACCGCTATTCGAGATATTAGAGAAATTGAAGCCATGGGCATGCCGCTTGTCGCTGAAGTTGGGAGAGATGGGGGTTATTTTGTCATGAACAACTCTGTCCTGCCCACAGTCCGCTTTACCGATAACGAAATCAAAGCTCTCTTTATTGCCTTTATGGCAACCAGGAATCAACAACTCCCTTTTCTAAAGAGCCGTCAGTCTTTAACCGAAAAGTTACTGGGTCTCATCTCCAAAAATCAGCAGGATGACCTGGTTCTTTTAAATCAAATCTTGCTTTTTGAAGGAACCAACCCACACAATCCCGACTTGCTTGATCTCTCAGATCTGCCCCACCCTATGTTAGAAAAACTCATTCAGATTCTTCTTATTGAGAGTTATTTGTTAATTACCGTCAAAGAAGAGAAGGAAATAAAGTCTTATCCGATTTATCTTCTGCACCTTTATCGTGAAAAAAGTCTATGGCTCATTGAAGGCTTTGATTTAGAAGAAGAAAAGAGACAGATTTTATCTGTCGATAATCTCATCCATATAGAATCATTCCCTGCGAAAAAAAAGGTAAGTAAGAAAAAGATTTTAGAACAGCTAGGTAAGCAGGAAGAAGCTATTAACTTTGTTATCGAACTTGGTCCAAAGGCCATTGCCCAATTCAAGAAATATCATCCTTTACAGTTTTCGCTTTCCTATACGAACCCTTACCAAACAACAGCCATAATAAAGACGTTTATCAATATTCATCATTCAGAAGAATTAACCGAAATAACCAACTGGCTGCTTTTCTTAGGTGGAGATATCAAGGTCAAGGAGATGCCAGAAGAAATTTTAGCATTTGTACAAGAGAGATTAAGCTTATACTGCCCCTAA